TAAGAGTATAATGATATTTCCTATCGTTGATTTGTAGTTTTTCAGATCTCCTAACAATGCAGTTTGCAGGTCCATCTGCAAACAGCGACTCTTCCTTGCAGGTTTCATTCATAGTCTGATCTACCACTGGGCTTTAATTACCCTAAAGGTCTTCTGGGCTCAGCTTTCAGGTATTGGATTGCATTGTTTTGTGTTGTCAAATCACTCCTGGAAAGACCGGCTATTCACGCTATCTTGTCTGCCCTGTTCTTCCTGTTATACCCAGTAGGTCTTACaaagttttttttctttttctctcttctccatttTCCCTCAGTTCTACTTCAAAAAAGATGTGAAATGCCAGGAATTGTGCACCAAAGTCTATACGAAGGGCAAACCCGAGGATAAGAACATGCTGGACTTCCTTAAGAGAGGAATGCAGTTGAACTACCAGCACCATTGGTGAGCTAATCTTTCTCATGAATAAGTTGAGATAATTCTATGTAATTTTACAGAAACCGTTCCACTTATCCCCCCAAGTATAGTAGGGCCTCTTAGCATGACACTAATCCTATACAACTGGTTAAGACTGTGTTTTTGAACAGCTTTTGGTTAGACCGAGATGGATGAACAGATTTGTTTCAACTAAAAACCCTGCAAGTGACCCCCCCCCAGTGTATTTAGAGTATTTTAATTGGATTTAAcaaaaaatgtgtgtgttttcaggaTTGTTGACAACATGCCAGTCACCTGGTGCTATGATGTGGAAGACAGCCAGAAATACTGCAATCCTGGATTCCCCATTGGCTGCCTCGTCACCACCGATGGCCGGGCTAAAGATGCCTGTGTCATCAATGTGAGCCATACTGTTACATTGTCTCGCATACAGGATGGTTGCCCAATATCAATCTGATAACGCCAGAGATTTGAAGCTATGGCAATTGTAGTTCAAGCCAGGCTGTGTtgttatagtaatataataacacCATCATACGCTTGGACCTTGACTGAGACATGCTGTTTTTTGAATAGCTCTAATGATGACCTGTTTTGTACGTGGTTGTGTTTAGTATAAGTATGCACTATGGAATCTGGGGGTAATTGGCTGGCATCTTTATCACTTTCAGTCGGAGTTCAACAAGAAGAATACATTTTACATCTTCAACCACGTGGCCATCAAAATCACCTACCAcaatggggagggggaggggtggagaggagctCGTCTGGTGGCTGCCACACTGGAGCCCAAGAGGTAAGAACTTCAGGAAGACCCAGACAGAGgaaatcaggtgtgtgtgttagcagaTGTATTCATTTTTCAATAGCAGCTCTTGAACTTATTGTCTCTGACGCTTCCGTAGGTGTCTATGAATATGCACTGTCCTATACTCATTGAAAAACTGTTTGCCACTCGTTTGTTTGATTTGATTGTTGATCAGTGTCATTTCCACATATCACAAGAGGCCGAAACACCTActttaaattaaaataaatatatatatatatttttttccactgCTGTATCTGGCAGGCGTAAATTCACCATGTATCATTAGGTAAATTAATTGGCAGTTCTATTGTTATGGCATGATTTCCAAATGTCCAAACCTAATTATACAATCCATTAAACCATATTCATGAATATGTGTGCTTGAATGAACAGTTTTAGCCATCGTCTGTATACACATGAAACTCTGCTTATGAAGCACTGAAAGCACCCTCatataataatacttttttaaAGGGTTTTGTGTTGTAGCTGGTTATAAATACAATGCATTAGGTTACAACAGTGCCGGCTCCAAATCATTGGAATGCCCCCACCCCACGGCCCGGTTAGAAATGTATACCAGTCCGAATGGTGGTCCCGCCAGCGTGGGGAAAAAAGGGGTCAGAGCCGGGTGGCTGGACTCTTAAATATATGGTGATTCGGCTATGCATACTGTAGGCCTGTAGTATGGACTGGAATTATGTGCCTCTTTCAAACCATGAAgctgggagagagaacacaacaatGACGGTTCCTTGATTTGCGTAGGACATGTATTTTAATAGGCTAAGTATAGAAACCGTACTAAAATAGATGAATGCGGCTGTCAACTGAGCCACAAATTCACATGCAAATATTTGCCTCTAAAAAGGAAACCCCTATCATGTGCAGTGCGcattagaatggtgttttccgcGAGGCCTACTTGCATTATGGAACATTTGCGCGTATTgccatgtgtgcattgctgcgcATTAGCCTACAATGTGCAGAAATAATAATGTATCAACATTTTAACAAGCACAATGTCTGTTCCATCAGTTTTGTCGTTTTTAAACTTTTGGGATTTGCAGTGGTTGTATGAATTGGATCTATCGTCCCAGAACTGTCCTGGAGTCTGTTTTTGATGTATAGAAGAAGAAGAATTGTGACGCCCTTAATTTCGAGCCCTACTTGTCATAAAAGCAACTGCGATGTTGCATATCTCAGAACTGGACACTTTTATATAGGCCTAACGAAAACGTTTTACAGATGTTGTAAGGCTATTCAAATGATATAAAATATGCCGTATAAAAACTTGGATATGGCATCAATCTGTATGCCAGGTTATAACAATAGGCTATAACCACTTGATCAATCGATTCAAATTGGTATTTCAGGAAAACGGACTGCTGCCCACAAATGTAGGACATCTGACATCTAGGTCATTAATATAAACCTTGAACAGGAATTGAATGGGATTGAGACTGTGACCGCGTGCGCAacgattttttttatttttaaagcgaCAATATTCGAATGATAggccttttttttgttgctgcagctgcaattacattttaaaaaacaacaacaatattatTTAGTCTACATAATAAAAAATAGGTGACCCCCCCGGGAACTACCGGCTGTAGAACTAGCCATAATACGCAGTGGTCGATGGAGATTAATATACATTTATCATTCAGATATATTAGGCCTATTACTGTAGCATATAAAGGCTATGTACCTGTCACTGAGCTGATGAGATGGTTCATGCTTTATGAACTACGCTCCATCCATACTGAGATGTGCTATTTTTCCCCACGTGGGATTAAGGATATGCTTTGGGAACACCTGCGCCCTCTGATTTGGCTCATGGTTTTCTAGTGTCAAAGTAGGGCAAACTGATAAATATCAGATTCTTCAGGAGAATTCCAACCTACGGCCTCAAACACACACCGACATGCTCTGAATTTAATTCAAAAATAAGCCACGGTACTTAACTGTTCCGCTTGCCCAGATATAAGTGGGTTTTTATGTTTGTTTGATTTACAGTATCAAAAATGCTGATGCTGAAAAACCGACATGTGAAGGCCTTCCTATGGAGGTTCCTGGAGAGTTTGACAGTGACTTGAAGATCACATACACCTACTCTGTCATCTTCGAGGTATGTTAGACCAATAGAACGATTAACCACAATGATTTGTTTTGCACATATAAGTACACCATTTTAACATTTTTGTGGTCCTCAGCATAGTTAATTGAAGTATTCTCTTTTACGAATAATACTTTCTTCATCCACAGGAAAACAATAACATCAAGTGGGCCTCCAGATGGGATTACATTTTGGTCTCAATGCCTCACACCAACATCCAGTGGTTCAGGTCCGTTAGGTCTCTCAAGACAGCCCTCATAAGATACTTTTTATTATAATtgttaattaggcaagtcagttaagaacccatttttatttacaatgatggtctaccccggccaaatctTAACAGTAGAGAAAATGTCTAACAGGCCTTCTCTGAGAGAGCCCGTATATCCTAATAGGTAAACACCAGCCCGAGAAGCTTGTAGGAAGTCAAAACAAAAGGTAGTGACTTTGTTTGCTGCAACAAAATCAGTGTTTCACAAAATACAATAAGAATCAGTAAGTCCTCTGTCCTTGTACCTCCGGTCTGACGTCAATCACTATCAATAGATATCAGTTTAATCCATAACATGCAGCATCAAGTTTAGTGACCATCAACCCACATCTTAAATGTCACAAACAGAACACTGGAACTCATGTGTCTAACAGAAACTCTAAACATGTTGTTGATCGCTCTAAATGTGATAGGAACTTTAGTCACGTTAAATATTCCCATTCCAGTGCTGTtatacagtagattagaataTGGTGCTCCTCTGCTGCTGTTAGCCATGTTAATTGTGTGTGACCTGTGTTCTTTCCAGCATTATGAACTCTCTGGTCATCGTGCTCTTCCTGTCTGGCATGGTGGCTATGATAATGCTGAGGACCCTGCACAAGGACATCGCCAGGTATAACCAGGTGGACCAGGTAAACCAGATGATTCTATTGTACGCAAATTAATCCCTCAAGAGTGAATGGGTGAGACGGACATGGCAGAGGATTTGTCTGCCAAAAGTTCATGTGTGTTCTGTTTCTTACCGACCTACAAGAATGAAACCCATGTAACATTTCACATTCACAGGGAGACTTGATAAAGGTTCCATCACTACAAGGAAAATCCATATCCTATGTAAGCTCATCGAAAGCCATTTGAGCACAAACTGGGGATTGGTGTTGTGATTTCTGGGAGCCTTCTCTTGAGGCGTCATAAAACTTCAACTTTTAAAAATATGGTGTAGTGCAGGCCATCATTTTACAGCTGCCAAGTcatttgagtaaaaaaaaaaaaaaaaagattccaTCAATTTTTGTCTGCTTTTCGGCTAAGCTGAGAGCTCATGTCTACACCATATTTTACAGCCATTGGCTAATGTGGCAACGTCATGTGTCttgatgtgtttttttttgctgCACTGGCATGTGTTAGACAAGCTGGAAGATAGGCTAATGACTCACTCTTGGTGATTTGGCTGATCCATAACAAAGCAATTTATATGTGCATAACTTTGACCGTTCTGATTGGTTGTGATTCACTCTAACCCAATAGGAGGATGCCCAGGAGGAGTCTGGGTGGAAGCAGGTGCACGGGGATGTGTTCCGGCCTCCCAGGAAGGGCATGCTGCTTTCTGTGTTCCTCGGCCAGGGAACCCAGATCTTCATCATGACCTTCATCACCCTCTGTAAGTAACTCTTCCTCAGATTTAATAAGCAATGTACACTCGCAATGCATTACAGCGTCTTCAAAATGGTTTTTCTTTAGTATAATAGTTATTACCGTCTCTTATTTAACTTGAGTTGTTGTATAACTGTAGTGTGAGTATTCTGTGTAGTGATGTAGGTTTGTCTCCTCTAGTCCTGGCCTGCTTGGGGTTCCTGTCTCCAGCTAACCGAGGGGCTCTGATGACCTGTTCTGTGGTGCTGTGGGTTCTGCTCGGGACCCCTGCAGGATATGTGTCGTCACGCCTCTACAAGAGTAAGCctcgttgacacacacacacaccagcgtaCCACACGTGAATGATCAAATTGAGATTTGCGTTTTTAGAAAGGTACGATATAAATGCAAAGCCAGGTCATTGTCAGTTCAGGACCATGACGTTCCATCCAACCATTCAGTTAGATATGTATTTCTGTTCTGCCTGAACAGTCTCTCTATTCTGTATGCCCTGTTTACAGCTTAGAATTCGAACCCTTGTTTTCCTGTGTGTCCTCAGCTTTCGGTGGTGAGAAATGGAAGACCAATGTCCTGTTGACAGCACTGTTGTGTCCAGGGTAGGTCAGCTGTtctcatttgtaaaaaataaaataaaaatttaactaggcaagtcggttaagaacaaattcttatttacaatgacggcctcttACTGTAGAATCCATAGCTGCATTCATTTGACACCCTCTCCTCCTTTTAACAGGGAGATGTGTACAGAAGGTTcacatctctcctttctctcgccCCAGGATTGTATTTGCAGACTTCTTCCTGATGAACTTGATCCTGTGGGTGGAGGGATCGTCGGCTGCCATCCCCTTCGGCACGCTAGTGGCTATCTTAGCTCTGTGGTTTGGCATCTCCGTGCCCCTCACCTTCGTCGGCGCCTACTTCGGCTTCAAGAAACCTGTGAGTCCAAAATCAGACCTCCCCCTCTGTCCATGTAATCTCAATTACAAAacggatcctagatcagcagtcctACTTTAAGATGGATTATTACTACGGGCCATGATATTTTGTCCATGTTAATACCCAGCCCTTAAAAATAAATATG
This DNA window, taken from Oncorhynchus gorbuscha isolate QuinsamMale2020 ecotype Even-year linkage group LG13, OgorEven_v1.0, whole genome shotgun sequence, encodes the following:
- the LOC123993343 gene encoding transmembrane 9 superfamily member 2-like isoform X2, with amino-acid sequence MKTRIDMDFVLVFTLVAFSICSGFYLPGLAPVSFCEDGKGGDDCQTLIQLFVNRLDSVESVLPYEYDVFDFCKDDNEKRPSENLGQVLFGERIETSPYKFYFKKDVKCQELCTKVYTKGKPEDKNMLDFLKRGMQLNYQHHWIVDNMPVTWCYDVEDSQKYCNPGFPIGCLVTTDGRAKDACVINSEFNKKNTFYIFNHVAIKITYHNGEGEGWRGARLVAATLEPKSIKNADAEKPTCEGLPMEVPGEFDSDLKITYTYSVIFEENNNIKWASRWDYILVSMPHTNIQWFSIMNSLVIVLFLSGMVAMIMLRTLHKDIARYNQVDQEDAQEESGWKQVHGDVFRPPRKGMLLSVFLGQGTQIFIMTFITLFLACLGFLSPANRGALMTCSVVLWVLLGTPAGYVSSRLYKTFGGEKWKTNVLLTALLCPGIVFADFFLMNLILWVEGSSAAIPFGTLVAILALWFGISVPLTFVGAYFGFKKPAIEQPVRTNQIPRQIPEQSFFTKPVPGIVMGGILPFGCIFIQLFFILNSIWSHQMYYMFGFLFLVFIILLITCSEATILLCYFHLCAEDYHWWWRSFLTSGFTAVYLFVYAVHYFFSKLQIVGAASTILYFGYTSIMVLIFFLFTGTIGFFACFWFVNKIYSVVKVD
- the LOC123993343 gene encoding transmembrane 9 superfamily member 2-like isoform X1; its protein translation is MKTRIDMDFVLVFTLVAFSICSGFYLPGLAPVSFCEDGKGGDDCQTLIQLFVNRLDSVESVLPYEYDVFDFCKDDNEKRPSENLGQVLFGERIETSPYKFYFKKDVKCQELCTKVYTKGKPEDKNMLDFLKRGMQLNYQHHWIVDNMPVTWCYDVEDSQKYCNPGFPIGCLVTTDGRAKDACVINSEFNKKNTFYIFNHVAIKITYHNGEGEGWRGARLVAATLEPKSIKNADAEKPTCEGLPMEVPGEFDSDLKITYTYSVIFEENNNIKWASRWDYILVSMPHTNIQWFSIMNSLVIVLFLSGMVAMIMLRTLHKDIARYNQVDQGDLIKVPSLQGKSISYEDAQEESGWKQVHGDVFRPPRKGMLLSVFLGQGTQIFIMTFITLFLACLGFLSPANRGALMTCSVVLWVLLGTPAGYVSSRLYKTFGGEKWKTNVLLTALLCPGIVFADFFLMNLILWVEGSSAAIPFGTLVAILALWFGISVPLTFVGAYFGFKKPAIEQPVRTNQIPRQIPEQSFFTKPVPGIVMGGILPFGCIFIQLFFILNSIWSHQMYYMFGFLFLVFIILLITCSEATILLCYFHLCAEDYHWWWRSFLTSGFTAVYLFVYAVHYFFSKLQIVGAASTILYFGYTSIMVLIFFLFTGTIGFFACFWFVNKIYSVVKVD